The Boseongicola sp. DNA segment CGCAGCGCAGTTTCTTTGCCATCAACCCGACATCTGTTCGTCGCGCAACCCAAAGAACTTCGGGCCGTTACGACTGACACCGGTGATGGCTTTGGCGACTGCAGACAGCGAGCCGTATGTCCTTCCGCGCCACAGATATCCTTTCTCGGTCACATGAACTTCATGCCGTGCGCCCTGCCAGTCCCGCAGGATCCTCGTGCCCGGTAAGGGGCGAGAAGAAATTGTGGCTTTGATCGCAGGCTTTCTATCGTTGATCGATGCGACAAGTTTCGGCGCCTCCAAAGCCGACAAGCGCCGCGCCAGCTCTCGGTTAAATCCGCCAAACACTTCTGCCTGCCATTTCCAGGCAATCCCCAACATCAGGAACCGTTTCCGCGCGCCCTTTGGGGCGGCACTGCCCCAGGCGTTTTGCCAAGCTGTTCGCAGAGCGACGTTGTCGAGATCGACCAAAGCTTCGATGCGGCGGCGGAGGTTTGATGGGCCGGGCGTCGATTGATTAACGAGCGATCCTTCTTCGAGCAACGCTTGATCACCCTGCATTTCTGGCGGCCTCGGCAGCAGGATTGGCTATAATACGATATCGTCTCGGCTTGCTCGGGCTGGGCCTTTCACTGCTGACTTCAAATCCGGATTTGCGCAGTCCTGATATCGCCGCGCGTGTCGTATGGGGCAGCCAGCCCAACTTCTGGCATATGGCGTCCGCCCCTGCCCCATTCTTGGCACCCAACATCCGGATCAATTGATCCCGTTTGGTCACCGCCTCTCTTGTCCTG contains these protein-coding regions:
- a CDS encoding DUF2924 domain-containing protein; translation: MQGDQALLEEGSLVNQSTPGPSNLRRRIEALVDLDNVALRTAWQNAWGSAAPKGARKRFLMLGIAWKWQAEVFGGFNRELARRLSALEAPKLVASINDRKPAIKATISSRPLPGTRILRDWQGARHEVHVTEKGYLWRGRTYGSLSAVAKAITGVSRNGPKFFGLRDEQMSG
- a CDS encoding DUF3489 domain-containing protein encodes the protein MNMPKLNKAKTAGVPVRPVAKPHRKCRTREAVTKRDQLIRMLGAKNGAGADAICQKLGWLPHTTRAAISGLRKSGFEVSSERPSPSKPRRYRIIANPAAEAARNAG